The Muntiacus reevesi chromosome 5, mMunRee1.1, whole genome shotgun sequence genome segment ACTCTACACAGGCTTTTGTTTTCTCAAATCCCAAGATCaacttagagaaaagaaaaatttgccTATTAGAGTTAGTGTTATCCAACATGAAAGCTTTCTCATGTGGTAGACTTTTTGTAAGCTTCCTTTGAGGCTGCTCCATTATCTGTTGCGTATCTGTAGTCTAGTTTTCTTACCCATTCCCCTTCTGCTGGACGCTAAGATTGCtaactatttttccttttcctacacGTCATCTCAGTGAACATCTTTATTAATGAAATTCAGTTCATATAAACAAACATTTTGAGAAAAGGTTCTCTTGTATCTTGGATAGAGACAGAAAACTAGGTAACatgaaataatattaaagaaGGATGTTCCTGACTAAGGCATGCCCTGTTTTTGCAAAAGGGGAGCTAGGAGGTGTCTTGCCCAAACCGGGCTAACCACATGTCTTCAGGACCAAGCCTATTGCCCTCCGATGCTCCCACGCCCCTTCTTCTCACCCTAGAGAGTACCGGCCTGGAATGCACAGCGCGCCAGCACTAGGGGGCCCCCCAGTCGCAAAGGCAGCCTCAGCATCGAGGACACCTTTGAAAGCATCAGCGAGCTGGGGCCCCTGGAGCTGATGGGCCGCGAGCTGGACCTGGCCCCCTACGGGACCCTCCGGAAATCCCAGTCGGCCGACTCCCTGAACTCGGTCTCCTCCGTCAGCAACAACTTCGGGCAGGACTTCACGCTGGGCCAGGTGGAGGTGAGCATGGACTACGACGCCGCCTCCCACAGCCTCCACGTGGCCGTGCTGCAGGGCAAGGACCTCCTGGAGCGGGAGGAAGCCAGCTTCGAGTCCTGCTTCATGCGTGTCAGCCTGCTGCCGGACGAGCAGATCGTGGGCATCTCCCGGGTGAGTGGGGGCTTGGGGGCTGGGcaaggggcgggggcggggaggggtgtgCCCCCCGGACTCGCAGGAGTCCTGCCCAGGCAGGCAGGGCTGCTGGGCCAGGCAGGATCTGAGGAGGGCGCCAGAGAGCGAGTTTGGATGGTGATCCCAGGGTGGAAGATGCTGGCTATAGGGAGGACAGACCTGAGAGTTTGGGGCCTCCACCTGGGGGCCCCCACTGTGTGCAGTTCTCGGCAATTCTACCGCACGAATCCAGTGTAATTGTCCATTTGTCAACTGTGTCAAATTCAGGTCCTGGCAGGGAAGAGATGACAGGTTCATGTTGGCTCTTTTGGGGAGAGTTCGGTAACAGGACTGTCATAAAGCTGTGGCGGTATGTAGGGCGACCTCAGGGATGGCGCGGTACCCTGGTCcgaggggatgggggcaggggaagtTACCCAGACaccactgtgtgcccagggccaTCTGGATAAGGACTATGTCCCTTGGTTAAGGAGTGCGATCAACTCGTAGCCATCCTGTTGAGAAGGACCAGGGGAATAAGCACCCTGACCTCCCTCCAGCTTCTGTTTTCCCTCCAGTGACCCCTCCTGGCCAGCCCCAGGGAGCCTGGTGATGTAGCCCTTGGAGGTCAGCTCTTGGGGCTGAAAGCAGTGGGAGGGAGGGTGCAGAATAAGCTGGAAAGGACATGAAGAGGGAcccagcaacctgctccaggctTCCGCTCCAGATGGCACCCCCGCCTTGCCAAGAGAGAGCGAGGTCTACACCATACTGCCCGGCACCAGCAAAGGTCAGCCCAGCACGGCCTCTGACCACAGCAGGAGGAGCCTGAGGTCCAGGCCCCAGTGTCCAGTCCTGTTTCCCGTGCTGAAAACGGGCTGCTCCTCAGCGGTGAAGACTATCGTTCCCCTCCTGTCCCACTCTGCCCCCTCACTCCAGGAGGGTCTAGAACCAATGTAGGGCTGAGAAGGGGAGGCCAGCTTCAGAGAGGCAGTGCAGGGTATGCTTAGGAacagcaccctggagcctgactgcctgggttcaaatcctgcttcTCTGCTTCCTTGAAGTGTGACCTGGAGTGAGAGTCACTTAAACACTCcatgactcagtttccccatctgtcagaTGAGCATCATCATGTTTGAGGAAGGAATGCATTAATATCTGCaaagtcctgggacttccctggtggtccaagggctaagactgtgctcccaaagcaggaggcctgggtttgacagcagggactagatcccacatgctgcaactaagacccagcacagccagatacATACAGTGCTcagccatatccgactctttgcgaccccatggactgcaccccgccaggctcctctgtccaggggagtctccaggcaagaatactggaaggggttgccatgccttcctccaggggatcttcccaatccagggatcaagcccaggtctcctgcattgcaggcagattctttgccagctgagctatcacGGAAAcccagtatacatatatatgctgcatgctaagtcttcagtcgtgtctgactctttgcgaccctatagactgtagcccgccaggctcctctgtccatgggattttccaagcaagaatactggagtgggtttccacttccttctccactatgtgtatatatatatatatatataaagtgcttagcCCAGTCCTTGGTCAGCTCTTCATAGATTGTCTGTCAGAACCGTGAAGCGTTCTCTGGCCCAGAGCCACGCTGCCTGCGGCCTCAGCTGCCTGGAGGACACTGGGTGGTTCTGGGTCCTTCCCTTGAGGGGACAGGCTGACAGCTGCCGCCACAGCCTGATGTGTGCTGAGAACTTGGTTCACAGCGATAGGCCCATCTGCATCCCTCTCATTAGCCCcagggatggattgggggcatcttacagatgaggaaattgaggctcatgGAAGTCCTTTGCCCATGAGATCCCCAGCAAGTGAGCCAGAGATCCAGAACTTGACCCCAGAGTTCTCCATCTACATGCTCATAGAGTGCATGGATGATCAGGAAGCCTGCACTCCTATGGGCAGGGGACAGTCAAGAGGCTGGTTTGGCCAGAGGAAGGAATTTAGGGCCAAAGAAGACCTGGATGCCAGGGTCAGGATCAGCGGGTGGGCTTTGTCCAGTGGGGGAGCTTGATGCTTGAGCAGGTGACCGGGTTGGGTGTGCAGCTCCCAGGTCGGTGTAACAGCCTATCCTCAGCCCGGAGCGTGACTGGAGAGTGTGACTCAGGACACTTGGAGGTTCTGACAGGTTTATTCCCAGAAATGCAGGCGCCTTAGCACCCCAGCTCAGCCAATCCTAGTGAGTAGGGGGGCAGCTCCCCGGCTTCAGACTGGTACCAGGGATGACAGCTCCTCTCTTAAAATATCGCCAGGCAGTGACTAAGGCAGCCCCCCACGGAGGGGGGAGCAGGGCCCGCGCGTGCACCTGCCCAGGGGACAGCCCACAGCTTCCTGGGAGGAGGCCAGTAGCGCCCACCAGGCAGGACTAGGCTTAGGAACAGAGTCTTCCCAGTCCTGCCTCAtcattccatccatccatctgccccCTGACATTCAGAGCGTCCTGGGCCAGGCCCCACGGGGGCTGGACATCTAAGGCTCTCAGCTTCACAGGCATTTATCCCTCCTCACTGTATGCCTGGCCCCAGGGCTGGACTTGAACATGTGCCAGAAAGATGGCCATCTCAGCTGGCACATGGCAAGGGTTCTGCGGAGCCATGGGCACTGAGGATGGGAATTAGTTGGGGTCAGTTTGTTAAGCTTTGAATGCCAGCCCACTAGATGGCCACCTCTGAGAGGAGGACAGGGGGCTTTTATATCATCAgggctgagccaccaaagaaaggATCGACATTGAAGTGTGGGGTTAACAGAGCCCGATGGTAGCCCAGGCCTCCGGGCTCCCCCATCCAGTGCTCTCTCCCTACCATGGCCTCGCCGGCATCTTCTGCTGCCTCCTCCCCAGCGTCGGACCTCCTTCCACTGCCCTTTCTCTCTGCAGATCCAGAGGAACGCCTACTCCATCTTCTTCGATGAGAAGTTCTCCATCCCGCTGGACCCTGCAGCCCTGGAGGAGAAGAGCCTGCGGTTTTCAGTGTTTGGTATTGATGAAGATGAGCGGAATGTGAGCACGGGGGTGGTGGAGCTGAAGCTCTCTGTCCTTGACCTCCCGCTACAGCCCTTCAGCGGCTGGCTCTACCTGCAGGACCAGAACAAGGTCAGTCTGCCCACCTGCATGTGCCAGGATGGCGTCACGGGTGTGTACTTTAGATGAGGGAATCCACTGTCCTCAAAACAGCCTGAATGCCAACATCTTTAGattagttcagttggtaaagaatccgcctgcaacgcaggagaccccagtttgattcctgggtcaggaagatccgctggagaagggataggctacccactccagtattcttgggcttcccttgtggctcagctggtaaagaatttacctgcaatgcgggagacctggatttggtccctgggttgggaagatcccttggagaaaggaaaggctacccactccagtattctggcctagagaattccatcgactgtatagtccatggggtcgcaaagagtcggacacgactgagagactttctctttcacttttaggaGATTAGAGAAAGAGAGCCACATTCAGAGAAACTCAGGTTACGGCATGCAAATGAATGGCCCTTGACCACTGTTTACACCTCTTCTACTGCTTCTACCACCAAACCTTAAGAAGCTCTACTCCTGTAGAGGTTCTGTTAGGGAAGTAGCTCTCTGGCCCTCAAGTGAGTTATTTCAGATGGAGGCCAAGCTGAAGTTCAGCTTCCTAAGTGTAGCAGTGCTTGGGGAGCATCACTGTTATTTAAGTAAGTGAACATGATAGTGTTCATCACTCAGTTTTGGCGACCCTatcgactatagcctgccaggctcctctgtccatgaaattctccagacaagaatgctggagtggtttgccatgccctcctccaggggatcttcctgacccacggatcgaacccaggtctcctgcattgcaggcagattctttaccatctgagccaatattTAAGCAAATGATCTGTTAATTCCAGTCCACCAGGACCCTCTAAGTGCTACTACCACAGAATGTTTTCTTCGGTCTGGAATGGGGGAACATAACTGCATTTGTTGCGACATTTGACAGGCAACCTCTGGTCCTCCTTCCAAGGCAGGACCACACccagtgggaggtggggagagtaCCATGGAGTAGGGGAGGGGTCCCTCTCTCAATCCCACCAGCTTGGTGCCCTGGGGTAAGGAGCCCCAAGAGCAGCAACTTCTCAATGGAGAAGGAAGGGCGGAAGCCCTCTGAGCCACCCACTTGTCCTCCAGGCCGCTGACGCCGTGGGCGAGATCCTGCTGTCCCTCAGCTACCTCCCAACGGCCGAGCGCCTTACCGTGGTCGTGGTGAAAGCCAAGAATCTCATCTGGACCAACGACAAGACCACAGCGGGTAAGGCCCTGCTGGCTGCCTGGCTCCTCCGTGTGGCAGGTGGGAGCTGTGCCCTAGCTGCTAAGCCCTGGGCACCTGAGGGCATCAGCAGGTGTAGGGCCCAGTGCCAGGCTTCCCACCCCCGGCTTAGGCTGAGCTCAGGAACCCTGGACGGTGGGAAGATTAATCTCGCTGGGGAAACATGGGAACCATGGAGCGGGGGCAGGGAGCCCCTGGGGGGAGGGATGAGACTCTAAGAGCAGGAAGCTAGGGCACTGATATGAAAACAGCGGGCAATCCCAGAGGCTGGGCTGCATCCCAAATCCCAAACGGGGACCAGGGCCACCGAGACGGTGTGGGTATCAGGCGGGGCCTGATGTCTCAGGTCTGCGTGAACCTCAACCCCAGGTAACTGAAGACTGAGGGCTGCAGGAGCCTGGCtgcaggagcctggctgggagcctgggggaccCCGGGTCCCAGCAGGTGTAGCAAGGACACCCAGTGGGCGGTAAGTGACGAGCAGACAGCGACTCGTTATTCCAGAGCCGCACGTCCTTGAGTCAGGCTCCACTGAATGGGCATCGGGTGACTCAGGGCTGACGTCTGCGTTTGGGCCATTTATAGAGTGAAAAATGATGGATCTGTGGAACTCCGTCAAGCATCACGTGAGGGGAGCATGCACatgggctgggaggcaggctgccaGAGTTTCAAAGCCCAGATCTTCTCTTGATGTGcgtgtgagcctcagttttctcatctctaaaataggaaagaaaggacTGATGACAGAACTTCAAGAGAGAATGGTGATAGAGAAGgtttggggggacttccctggttattGAGCGGCTACGATTCTGCATTCCCAATCCAGGCAgtctaggttcgatccctggtcagggaactagatcctacatgtctcaactaagagttcataggCCACAAAGAAAATTGAAGATCGTGCCTGCTGtgactaagatctggtgcagccaaagagCTTTGTTAAAAAAATAGTGACTGTTTGGGGAGTTTGGAACCAGTGCGCTGCCATGATGGGGCAGGTCTATGCCAAGTGAGTGTGGCACTGGCCCTcatccacccccctccccacccacagacCCCTTCGTCAAGGTGTACCTGCTGCAGGATGGGAGGAAGATGAGCAAAAAGAAGACAGCTGTGAAGAGGGACGACCCGAACCCAGTGTTCAATGAAGCCATGATCTTCTCCGTGCCAGCCACTGTGCTCCAGGTGAGGGGGGATGGCGCAGGGGAGGGGCCCTCCATTCCCTCCAGCCTCGATCCTCGGGactcctgcagatggtgatggttgGCCCTAAGCCATCACCTTTCTAGTGAGCAACATGTACTGAGCACCCGCTAGGTACCAGCCTTCTGGTGGGTGCTGGGGATACGGGCACTGCTTCCTGGGCGCTCACAGCGGACaggcagggaagtccccagacagTGCCAGCCCACGAGGAACACCCAGACCTTGGCAGTCAGGCTCGGCTCGGCAGGTGGGGCTAGCTAAGCTGGGATCTGGGGGAAGATGGTTCCCAGGGGAGGGAACTGCACAGGCCTAGGGATGAGCTGGGGCTGGGCCAAGCCCCGGATGTCAGGCCCCCGGTCTCCTGAGATTCTGCCTACAGAGGCCTGGCTGACCTCCCCAGATGCCCTTGGCCTTCAGAAGACAATGTGCTCCAGGGAGACCTCCTTCCCAGTACAGATATCACGGACCAAGTGGGGGAGGACTGCAGAGGATGTGGCCTGGGCCACGCTGGTAACCTGGCTTGCCTGCCTCAGAGGATGGGGAGCTCATCACCTTCCCTTACTCTTTCCTTCCATCTGTCTTTCTTGTGCCTTAAGCCCAAACCTGCCCCTTGGCCCTGGGGCTGTACAGAAACCCCTAGTCTCCCCTCTCCAGGCAGAGATATCCTGTCTGAATTTGGAAACCCAGAATTCCACCTCACTCTGGGTGTTCCGAATCCAGGCAGACATCTCAGCATCCTTGGCTGGTCCTTCCCTGCCACTCTCATGGGGCAGGCCACCCCTCTGCCCTCCGCTTCCCCTGGCTGGTCATCCTGCCACTTCTCCTGCTTCACAGCCTCTTAGGGTGGGCTGACTCTTGGGACGAAGCGGGGTGAGGGGGtgctgaggggtgggggagaggaaagagagaaagcaggCTGGGTTCCAGTCTCAGCTTTACTACTTTGATCTCAAGCaacttctttcctcccttcctaaaTTATGAGTCCAACATATTATCTCAGGCGCAACATCAGACATCCATAACGTTCTGACTGCATGCAGTCACTGTTGTAAGTGCTGTATGCTTTTTAACTCATTTTGTTCCTGGAACAGATAAGAACTGTGATTACcacccattttagagatggggaaactgaggtagaAAGAGCCCAAGtcattgcccaaggtcacccagaaaGGAAGCATTGAGGCGGGGCTGTGGGGTCAGACAGGTCACAGGTGAGGATTCAGGGGGCCATGCCTGGCACCCTGCTGGGGTCTGGGGGCCACGGGGGACCTCTGGCATTGCCCCTGGTCCCCAGCACCCATATCCCTCCCTGCCCAGGACCTGTCTCTCCGTGTGACGGTGGCTGAGAGCAGCAGTGACGGCCGTGGGGACAACGTGGGCCACGTCATCATCGGGCCGTCGGCCAGTGGCATGGGCACCACCCACTGGAACCAGATGCTGGCCACGCTGCGCAGGCCCGTGTCCATGTGGCACCCCGTCCGGCGAAACTAGCAGCCGGTGCAGGGCCGGGGCGGGCACCAGAGCCTGGCATGAGCCAAGCTCTGAACTGACACCCTTCTCTGTCGTCCGGCCGGAACCATGAACGCCGGGGTCCCCGGTGGAGCCCCCATGAGCCATCATGATCCCTCTGTGCAAGCTGCGGTGGAGGAACGGGCCTGGCTGGATGTCAGAGGACCCAGGGCTGTCGCCCATTGAGGACCGGCTGTGGCTCGGCCGGGGCCCGGGGAGCACAGCCAGGCATCGGCCCCCTGCGCCCCCATTTTCAGATCCCCAGCAGGTCTGTCCCTCGGCCTGGGGGGACCTTGGCCTCTCAGAgctccccacaccccacctctGCTGGGAAGCCATGCACAGGGACCCTGTGAGTCTTGGGGGCTGGGTGCTGTGCAAGGCACAGGCTGGGGTGACATGAACAAGGCCAGCCCCTAGGACATCAGGGAGATGAGATTCCCCTGCCCCGGTGATCTCGGTGCAGATGGAGGCCCTGCCTCGAGGACCTGTGGAAGGCTCAGGGGTCCGGGGTGGGAATGGGGGGCAACACGGCAGCTAtgctgggagaggcagggagaaagCTCAGTCCCGGGCCGCAGCCCAGCCCAGGCCAAGCTGGGTAGGATTGTGACCGCGTCACAAACGCAGTCTTCCACTGCTGCCGTGGACACAGGGCCTCTCTCTGGGCAGGAGAGGCCGAGGGACCAGGCCAAGTGGTGGCCCGCAGGCCACCTGGGACAGCACCTCCAGCCTCATCCTCTGTGAAATCTAATCCCTAGAACTGTAACCCTCATAAGGCCCAGGGGTCCAAAGaggcccagccccagcccaggccAGCCCAGGGCCAGGGGACACGCAGCTGGCCAGcccctgcagcctgggagaccctCCTCTCTTTTCAACCCAGATCTGTGTTAGGCCCACACAAATCAGGCCCTGGCTCCACCGTGTTGTTTGGTGTCCCTCCAGGCCAGGCCCTGTGGGGAAGAGAGACGCCTCAGCTCAGGCGGGCTGGGGGGCAGTGGGGTGGACAGGATACAGACTGCCGGGGGCCTGGGAGAGGCTCTGTGGGCGCAGGCTCCGGGAGGACGTGGTGGAGTCCCTGGGGCGGGACCTTGGAGAAGGGGTGGCCGGAGCGCTGGTCAGGAGGGGAGGTTGGGGGGGGTCAGGATGGAGCTGGGGGGACAGGTTTGAAgcccagggaaggaaggaggtggcTCTGGAGGCCAGTTCAAATCGTCAGAACACCAGATGCCCGAGGCTGAGCTCCAGAAGCAGACCCTGAGATTCTCAGGCGAGGGGTTGACTCGGGGAGAGTCATCAGGAGAAACGTTTAAGGCCAGGATGGAGCTCTGGGGCAAGAGAAGAGGCCGGCAGGTTGTGGCTTCAGGGGAGCTCAGCTTCGGCCCCTTGGGGAGGGAGTGCTCTGACATGTGGATGGCACCCCAGGGGGCTCCAGCTTGGAAGCCAGGGCGGGGCTGTTACAGGCCCACAGGAGGCTTtggctcccaccccaccccagctggaAGGAAGGCGTGCCTGGCCTTCCAGGTATCACCAAGGCAAGCTCCAGAGAAGCAGGTGGGGGTGCGCCCCTcatcctggggggtggggggtccccCAGGAcacagggatgggggtggggaggagacacGGTAACATGCCCCGCGGGCCCACCCTCCGGTGAGAGGTGGGTTCTCCGACTGGCTGCCTCTGGAGACCCAGTCTCACCCAGGTACCCCCCAGTGAGGTGGGGGGCCCCGGGGTGGTCACGGGACTGGAGGCCGGACGGTGGCTGTCCCCACCTGATGTGGC includes the following:
- the SYT12 gene encoding synaptotagmin-12; translated protein: MAVDVAEYHLSVIKSPPDWEVGVYAAGALALLGIAAVSLWKLWTSGSFPSPSPFPNYDYRYLQQKYGETYAEARQKRVPAWNAQRASTRGPPSRKGSLSIEDTFESISELGPLELMGRELDLAPYGTLRKSQSADSLNSVSSVSNNFGQDFTLGQVEVSMDYDAASHSLHVAVLQGKDLLEREEASFESCFMRVSLLPDEQIVGISRIQRNAYSIFFDEKFSIPLDPAALEEKSLRFSVFGIDEDERNVSTGVVELKLSVLDLPLQPFSGWLYLQDQNKAADAVGEILLSLSYLPTAERLTVVVVKAKNLIWTNDKTTADPFVKVYLLQDGRKMSKKKTAVKRDDPNPVFNEAMIFSVPATVLQDLSLRVTVAESSSDGRGDNVGHVIIGPSASGMGTTHWNQMLATLRRPVSMWHPVRRN